Proteins from one Phocoena phocoena chromosome 7, mPhoPho1.1, whole genome shotgun sequence genomic window:
- the ICOS gene encoding inducible T-cell costimulator, with product MKSDLWYFLLFCFQVEVLTGEFNASATSEMFIFHNGGVQILCKYPDTVQQFKMQLLKGNNILCDLTKTKGSGDKVSITNLNVCQFQLSNNSVSFFLYNLDSSHASYYICKLSIFDPPPFQVDILSKEYLNIYESQVCCQLKFWLPIGCAAFVVVCIFGCVLTCWLTKKKYPSSMHDLNSEYMFMAAVNTAKKPGPTDVTRNLELSGTQA from the exons gaGAATTCAATGCTTCTGCCACGTCTGAGATGTTTATATTTCACAATGGAGGTGTACAAATTTTATGCAAATACCCTGATACTGtccaacaatttaaaatgcagctgttgaaaggaaataatatacTCTGTGATCTCACTAAAACAAAGGGAAGCGGAGACAAGGTGTCCATCACGAATCTGAACGTCTGTCAATTTCAGTTATCCAATAACagtgtctctttttttctgtataactTGGACAGTTCTCATGCCAGCTATTACATCTGCAAACTATCAATTTTTGATCCTCCTCCTTTTCAAGTAGATATTCTAAGcaaagaatatttgaatatttacg AATCACAGGTTTGTTGCCAGCTGAAGTTCTGGTTACCCATAGGATGTGCGGCTTTTGTTGTAGTGTGCATTTTTGGATGTGTCCTTACATGTTGGCTTACAAAAAAg AAGTATCCTTCCAGCATGCACGACCTTAATAGTGAATACATGTTCATGGCAGCAGTGAACACCGCTAAAAAGCCTGGACCCACAG ATGTGACCCGTAATTTGGAACTCTCTGGCACCCAGGCGTGA